Proteins encoded in a region of the Spiribacter sp. 1M189 genome:
- the efp gene encoding elongation factor P, giving the protein MASYSTNQFKSGLKLMLDGEPYTIVENEFVKPGKGQAFNRVKVRNLKTGKVIDRTFKSGESVEAADVLETEMQYLYNDGEFYHFMAPETFEQHPAPPEAVGDAGKWLKEQDICSVTLYNGEPLSVEPPPHVTLQVTQTDPGLKGDTSSGGSKPATLETGAVVQVPLFIQEGEVLKVDTRTGEYVSRAKD; this is encoded by the coding sequence ATGGCGAGTTACAGCACCAACCAGTTCAAGTCGGGCCTCAAGCTCATGCTCGACGGCGAACCCTACACCATTGTCGAGAACGAGTTCGTCAAGCCGGGTAAGGGGCAGGCATTCAACCGGGTCAAGGTCCGTAACCTCAAGACCGGCAAGGTCATTGATCGTACCTTCAAGTCCGGCGAGAGCGTTGAGGCCGCTGACGTTCTGGAAACGGAGATGCAGTATCTCTACAACGATGGCGAGTTCTATCACTTCATGGCGCCGGAGACCTTCGAGCAGCATCCCGCGCCACCGGAAGCCGTGGGTGATGCCGGCAAGTGGTTGAAGGAACAGGATATCTGCAGTGTGACGCTGTACAACGGCGAACCGTTGTCGGTGGAGCCGCCACCGCATGTCACCCTGCAGGTCACGCAGACCGATCCCGGCCTGAAGGGCGACACCAGCAGCGGCGGCAGCAAGCCGGCGACCCTCGAGACCGGCGCGGTGGTCCAGGTGCCGCTGTTCATCCAGGAGGGTGAGGTGCTGAAGGTGGATACCCGCACCGGCGAGTATGTTTCCCGGGCCAAGGACTGA
- the epmA gene encoding EF-P lysine aminoacylase EpmA, translating into MAGADWPPSADIGRLRQRADWLKAVRRFFAERELIEVETPVLSQAGVTDVHIESLRERDTGRWLQTSPEYAMKRLLAAGLGDCYQITRAFRAGEQGRWHNPEFTLLEWYRLGFHPDQLMDEVAALVAGFLGATGVVRKRYVDAFLDAGLPDPLVAGEAELTRAASGHPNAMPVPTGLSRHGLLDWLFSQVVVPGLPARCFITHYPAGQAVLARLDDADPRVAARFELFCNGVEIANGFHELTDPGALRRRFESDQVARRRAGQAIPDIDERLLAAMASGLPDCAGVALGLDRLFALAAGEDSLAGVIAFPWDRA; encoded by the coding sequence ATGGCTGGCGCAGACTGGCCACCAAGCGCGGACATCGGCCGGCTTCGCCAGCGGGCAGACTGGCTGAAGGCGGTACGCCGCTTCTTCGCCGAGCGCGAACTCATTGAGGTAGAGACCCCTGTGCTGTCGCAGGCGGGCGTGACCGATGTGCATATCGAGAGCCTGCGCGAGCGCGATACGGGGCGCTGGCTGCAGACCTCGCCGGAATACGCCATGAAGCGCCTGCTGGCCGCCGGCCTGGGTGACTGCTACCAGATCACACGGGCGTTCCGTGCCGGCGAGCAGGGGCGCTGGCACAACCCCGAGTTCACCCTGTTGGAGTGGTATCGGCTCGGCTTCCATCCGGATCAGCTCATGGACGAGGTGGCTGCGCTGGTGGCGGGATTCCTCGGTGCCACCGGCGTGGTCCGCAAGCGTTATGTGGATGCCTTCCTCGATGCGGGGCTGCCGGATCCGCTGGTGGCCGGTGAGGCGGAACTGACGCGGGCTGCCTCCGGTCACCCGAATGCGATGCCGGTGCCGACGGGGTTGTCTCGGCACGGCCTGCTTGACTGGCTGTTCAGCCAAGTGGTCGTCCCCGGGCTACCGGCGCGCTGTTTCATCACCCATTACCCGGCCGGCCAGGCGGTGCTGGCCCGGCTCGACGACGCCGACCCGCGCGTCGCGGCGCGATTCGAGCTTTTCTGCAATGGGGTCGAGATCGCCAACGGGTTTCACGAACTCACGGACCCCGGCGCGCTCCGGCGCCGGTTCGAGTCCGATCAGGTGGCCCGCCGGCGGGCAGGACAGGCGATTCCCGACATTGACGAGCGCCTGCTGGCGGCAATGGCATCGGGCCTGCCGGACTGCGCTGGTGTGGCCCTGGGCCTGGATCGGCTGTTTGCCCTTGCGGCCGGCGAGGACTCACTCGCCGGTGTGATCGCTTTCCCCTGGGATCGCGCCTGA